A genomic stretch from Acropora palmata chromosome 13, jaAcrPala1.3, whole genome shotgun sequence includes:
- the LOC141864280 gene encoding uncharacterized protein LOC141864280 yields the protein MIERAAGVNSEQMEDENGDREDDEDGDDSDYECEEADLEGDRTYDTEAESDETTETETEEEDFNGKPDLLTIAGKSLRSEPKHIVFLSQLLVLFNFCHICKADNPSVEARQIGTKAIVTSTCCNPKCPKPVNHWHSQPNMPDSGIAARNFLLCMAILLAGGSASKVFQIFAHMSLGCVSLNTFFKCQRGKLFPTIFNYWQKYQAKVLEKVKAIQGGVVVAGDGRHDSMGHSAKFGAYTIFCCTLPMIIHFALIQVGKRSLSAQYSRYCYCFGKDDILWMNTVSESVIYWF from the exons ATGATCGAAAGGGCAGCTGGTGTTAATTCAGAGCAAATGGAAGATGAGAATGGCGATAGGGAGGATGATGAGGACGGTGATGACTCAGATTATGAATGTGAGGAGGCAGACTTGGAAGGAGATCGTACATATGACACTGAAGCAGAAAGTGATGAGACCACAGAAACAGAGACAGAGGAAGAAGACTTCAATGGAAAACCTGATTT acTGACAATTGCAGGGAAGAGTTTGAGATCTGAACCAAAACACATTGTGTTTTTATCTCAGCTGCTTGTTCTCTTTAACTTTTGCCACATCTGTAAGGCAGACAACCCTTCTGTGGAGGCAAGACAGATTGGAACAAAGGCAATAGTAACAAGTACCTGCTGCAACCCAAAGTGCCCAAAGCCAGTCAACCATTGGCACAGCCAGCCAAATATGCCTGATTCTGGGATTGCAGCTCGAAATTTCCTGCTCTGTATGGCCATATTGTTAGCTGGAGGCTCTGCTTCTAAAGTTTTCCAGATCTTTGCCCACATGAGCCTTGGCTGTGTGTCCCTTAACACCTTCTTTAAATGCCAAAGG GGTAAGCTCTTCCCAACAATATTTAACTACTGGCAAAAATACCAAGCCAAAGTACTGGAAAAAGTGAAAGCCATCCAAGGGGGTGTTGTGGTTGCTGGAGATGGAAGACACGACAGTATGGGGCACAGTGCCAAATTTGGGGCATATACAATCTTTTGCTGTACTTTGCCAATGATTATTCACTTTGCTCTCATTCAGGTAGGGAAGAGGTCATTGTCTGCCCAATATAGTCGgtactgttattgttttggCAAGGATGATATTTTATGGATGAACACAGTGAGTGAATCTGTAATATATTGGTTTTAA
- the LOC141864074 gene encoding uncharacterized protein LOC141864074, giving the protein MPLLLLSLLCCYFAHVEIRKVLSKLAKEKGCEVLADWIKPCENHLFWSASTTFSGDGRVIWAKFKTFMSHIINKHSSLDDPLFNRCGHDKIHPRKWLHAGSVAFEKLCTALTKNSLVKGIKQASPFAQTSCLEGFHSLLNQFAPKMIAYSYVGMYCRHILAAVHFNFNLRREDKCKESNGEERVRVSYPKFKNGEATVRSVKINPNFEYVEEIFQEYLSSSKDELEEAARKLKNMNPAPMNTMLQKQPREEAIEKRIKRSKMVVEDVPPTTPLAPDQPVEPTTSNKGKGKKRKQKTPSEGPDQPVAATTGRRKKRKQETSCDGPKKPRHCSLCKNPTKGHKNVKNCPRNKKKQGSILK; this is encoded by the exons ATGCCCTTGCTactgttatcattattgtGTTGTTATTTTGCACATGTAGAAATAAGAAAGGTTCTCAGCAAGCTGGCAAAAGAGAAAGGATGTGAGGTTTTGGCCGACTGGATTAAGCCATGTGAAAACCACCTTTTTTGGAGTGCCTCAACTACTTTCAGTGGTGATGGAAGAGTAatttgggcaaaattcaaGACCTTTATGAGTCATATTATAAACAAGCATTCGTCCCTTGATGATCCCCTATTTAATAGGTGTGGACATGATAAAATACATCCAAGAAAATGGCTCCATGCTG GCTCTGttgcttttgaaaaactctgCACAGCTTTAACAAAAAACAGCCtggtaaagggaataaaacaGGCATCGCCTTTTGCCCAAACAAGCTGCTTAGAAGGCTTCCACTCGCTGCTTAACCAATTTGCTCCAAAGATGATTGCATATTCATATGTTGGAATGTATTGCAG GCATATCCTTGCTGCAgttcatttcaatttcaacCTTCGCAGGGAAGATAAATGCAAAGAGAGTAATGGTGAAGAACGGGTGAGGGTATCCTACCCGAAGTTCAAAAATGGCGAGGCAACAGTGCGCAGTGTGAAAATAAACCCAAACTTTG AATATGTGGAGGAAATTTTCCAGGAGTACCTAAGTTCAAGCAAAGATGAATTGGAGGAAGCTGCAAGGAAGCTGAAGAACATGAACCCAGCACCTATGAATACAATGCTCCAGAAACAACCAAGAGAAGAAGCTATTGAGAAGAGAATCAAGAGATCAAAAATGGTTGTGGAAGATGTCCCTCCTACCACCCCACTGg CACCTGACCAGCCAGTTGAACCTACAACCTCAAATaaagggaaaggaaagaaacgaAAGCAAAAAACCCCCTCAGAAGGCCCTGACCAGCCAGTTGCAGCCACaacaggaagaagaaaaaaacgaaaacaggAAACATCCTGCGATGGTCCTAAGAAACCCCGCCATTGCTCTTTGTGTAAAAATCCCACGAAAGGCCATAAAAATGTCAAGAACTGCCCAaggaataaaaagaaacaggGCTCAATATTAAAGTAA